Genomic segment of Rhodocaloribacter litoris:
ACCTACCGCTTACCCCTCGACGATCATGGTTTCGACTGCTGCCTCCCTGCCCGTCTCCACACACGACGACGCCGCGCTCGAACTGCCCGACGGCAGCCACCGCGAACGCGTCCCCGTGCTCATCTTCGAACACCCCGCCCAGATGGCCCGCCAGGTGGCCCGCCGCATCGCCAACCTGATCGAGGAGCGGCAGGCCGTCGGCAAAAACGTCGTGCTCGGCCTGCCCACCGGCTCCACCCCCATCGGCGTCTACGAAGAACTCGTCCGCATGCACCGCGAGCAGGGCCTCGACTTCTCGAACGTCATCACGTTCAACCTCGACGAGTACTACCCCATGCAACCGGACAGCCTTCAGAGCTACCACCGGTTCATGCACGAGCACTTCTTCGACCACGTCAACATCCCGAAGGAAAACATCCACATCCCCCGGGGCGACCTGCCCCGCGAGGAGGTCGAGGCCTACTGCCTGCAGTACGAGCACGCCATCACCAAGGCCGGCGGGCTGGACCTGGTGCTGCTGGGCATCGGCCGCAACGGTCACATCGGCTTCAACGAGCCCGGCTCCGGGCCGGAGACGCGCACCCGCCTGGTCGTGCTCGACGAGATCACGCGCAAGGACGCCGCCAGCGACTTCTTCGGGGAGGAGAACGTGCCGCGGGAGGCCATCACGATGGGCGTTGGAACCATTCTGGACGCCCGGGAGATCATCCTGATGGCCACCGGGGAGCACAAAGCCTCCATCGTGCGCCGGGCCGTGGAGGAGGAGCCCAACCGCCGCGTGACGGCCTCCTTCCTGCAACGCCATCGCAACGCCACCTTCTACGTGGACCGGGCTGCCGCGGGCGAGCTGACCCGCATCAAGCCCCCCGGCTCGCCTGCGAGGTGACGTGGACGCCCGAACCGACATGCGGGTCTGGTTCTGCATCCTGTGCCTGCTGAGCGGCGGGTGCCGCCCGGGCGGCGCCCCCTCCGACGCCGCCAACGACACACCCGCACCGGACAACACCGTGGCCCTCTGCCATGGGGAGGGCTGCCTCTACCGGACCACCGCCCACGGCCGCACCTATCACGACTATTCGACCGGGTTCCGCTGCTGCGCCGACGCCCGATGAACCCGGCGCTCCCCCATCCGGAAAGGCGTGTCAGGCCGCCTGCAGGCGGACGGCCGTATCGTAGTCCGTGATCAGGACGTTGATGAGCCGCCCCCGCAGCGCGCCCAGAATCGCCTCCACCTTTTCGGCCCCTCCGGCCACGCCCACCACGCGCGGCACCGCTTTCAGCTCCTCCAGCGTGATCCCGATGGTGCGCTCGTCGAGTTCCGTCTTCACGGGCTTCCCGCCTGCATCGAAGAAGCGCATGGCGATGTCGCCGACCGCACCGGCGGCCGCCAGGGCCTCGTAGGCCGCATCCGGCAGGATCCCGCCCTGCCGTTCGAAGACGGGGTTAGTGGACAGGGCGCCGATGCCCGCAAACGCCATCGTGAGCCGCGGGAACCACCCCATGGCCTCCCGGACATAGCGGTCCGAGCGCAGGATGGCGCTGCTCTCGGCCCGGTCCACGATGCCGGGTGCCGGTAGCAGGGTGACCGTACCGCCGAGGAGCTGGGCCAGGCGGCGTGACAGGTTGGCGGCATGGATCTCCGCCTCGGGCGGTCCCAGCCCTCCCATGGTCTGCACCACCCGCACGGGATGGACGGGCCGGGGCTGCAGGGCGTTGACCATGGCCTGGAGCGTCCGCCCCCAGGTGACGCCGATGACGTCGCCGTCCTGGATGGTGCGCTGGAGGTAGTCCGCCGCGGCGACTCCCAGTTGCTGCCCAAACACCCGCTCCCCCGCTTCGGTCTCCACGATGAGCACCTCCTTCAACCCGAACCGCCGCTCCAGTTCCGTTTCCAAGTCGAGGAAGGCCATGCTGGAGACGACGTTGATCTGCACGACCCCCTCCTCACGGGCCTGCCGGAGCAGGCGCGACACCCGGGGCCGGGACAGCTGGAGACGATCCGCGATCTCCTGCTGCGTCAGGTCCTGCAGGTAATACAGCACACTCACCTTGAACAGCAGGCGGTGATCGACGGGCTCTTTGCGACGGGCCATGGTGGTCTCTTTCGGAAGGAAAACAGGCAATAACTGAACATACGTTCATTTTTCAAATTTTTCTCATCTTCACAATCACTTCATGGAAAGGAGTTTCGTCCTCCGGGATCGGTAAATATTTTGTTAACCAGATCAAAAGTTCTTTACTGAACAAGTGTTCATAAAGAACCGCTTTCCGTCCCACCTTCTTACCCGCCCCGGTAGGTCATGAAAACGCTCTACACCTCCTGCAGCCTCCTCACGCTCCTGATCGCACTTGCGGTACCGGTCGCCTCCGCCCAATCCACCGGCACCATCACGGGCACCGTCACCGATGCCCGGGGCAACGCGCTTCCCGGAGCCCAGGTCATTGTGGCCGGCACATCGCTCGGCACCGTCACCGGCATTGACGGGCGCTATGCCCTCGACGGCGTGCCGGCCGGCGAGCATACCGTCGAGGTCCGTTTCGTCGGCTATCAGACGGGCGAGGCCACCGTCTCGGTCGAGGCCGGCGGGCGCATCCGCCTCGACTTCGCGCTCGAGGAAGAAGTGCTTCGCTTCGACGAGTTGATCGTGACGGGGACGTTCGACCGGCGCAGCGCCCAGGAAGCCTCCGTGGCCATCACGACGCTGACCCCGCAGGTCCTGGAGCAGACGGTCCCGGTCAGCTCGGCCGATGTGCTGAAGAACGTGCCCGGCGTGTTCGTCAACTCGGCCCTGGGCGAGATCCGTAACATCGTCTACTCCCGCGGCGTCTCGGCCAACACCGTCGACGCCGACCGGGGCTACTACTACGTCTCCATGCAGGAGGACGGGCTCCCCGTGACGACCCTCACTGGGGGCAACTACGGCCCGGACTACTACCTCCGGCACGACCTGACCGTCACCCGGGTCGAGGCCGTACGGGGCGGCTCGGCGTCCATCACCTCGGCCAACGCGCCCGGCGGTGTGTTCAACTATCTCTCGCGGACGGGTGCCGGAACGTTCGGCGGCGCCGTCTCGACGCGCAACGGGCTCCAGGGCGGCGACAACCCGTTCGTTCGCTTCGACGCCACCCTCGGCGGGCCGCTCTCCGAGAAGGTCACCTTCAACGTTGGCGGCTTCTACCGCTACGACGAGGGCGCCCGGGATGCCGGCTACCCGATGAACCAGGGCGGCCAGCTCAAGGGCAACCTGACGTACGGGCTCGAGAACGGCTTCCTCCGCTTCTACGCCAAATACCTCCACGACACGAACGGATGGTTTGAGTTCATCCCGGCGGTCAACTTCAGCGACCCGACCTTCGCGCAGGGCTTCGACGCCGCCTCGTCGGTCCTCTTTGAGCCGATGGCGGTGCCGGTCTACTCGACGCGCCGGAACGAGACGCTGACACTCGACCCGAGCAAACTCGTCAACTCGCGCGAGCAGATGATCCAGTTCCAGCTCGTCCAGTTCCTCGACGGCTGGGAGATCGACAACA
This window contains:
- a CDS encoding sugar-binding transcriptional regulator, yielding MARRKEPVDHRLLFKVSVLYYLQDLTQQEIADRLQLSRPRVSRLLRQAREEGVVQINVVSSMAFLDLETELERRFGLKEVLIVETEAGERVFGQQLGVAAADYLQRTIQDGDVIGVTWGRTLQAMVNALQPRPVHPVRVVQTMGGLGPPEAEIHAANLSRRLAQLLGGTVTLLPAPGIVDRAESSAILRSDRYVREAMGWFPRLTMAFAGIGALSTNPVFERQGGILPDAAYEALAAAGAVGDIAMRFFDAGGKPVKTELDERTIGITLEELKAVPRVVGVAGGAEKVEAILGALRGRLINVLITDYDTAVRLQAA